Proteins found in one Quercus robur chromosome 2, dhQueRobu3.1, whole genome shotgun sequence genomic segment:
- the LOC126703469 gene encoding uncharacterized protein LOC126703469: protein MNTLSWNCWGLGNPRTVNALKKLVQAEAPSLVFLMETKLPLKSMKRMSNIKHSLGLTQGLVVPSEGKSGGIALLWKPETNVHIQSFSRWHIDAVIDSGSCIGKWHLIGFYSNPDTSGRPESWAHLSQLATVNNLPWMCVGDFNEILSVTEKQGGSNRPSMQIENFRHCIDTCGLKDIGYFGSWFTWSMFRNDLGWIRERLDRVFATTERLNLFPNARLHHLASFASDHYALMLRISSQRVQRKKPKKLFRFESMWLKDDRCGAIVEEAWAEGSLKGVENNFVACLDSCRMALTRWNIREFGHIGKKLAKAQDLLQALKERAVGLSNTLEVCQQRAEVNRLLDLEERMWKGL, encoded by the coding sequence ATGAATACTTTAAGTTGGAACTGttgggggcttgggaacccccgTACAGTTAATGCACTAAAGAAATTAGTGCAAGCTGAAGCTCCCAGTTTGGTCTTCCTCATGGAAACCAAACTTCCTTTGAAATCCATGAAACGAATGTCCAACATTAAACACTCTCTTGGATTGACACAAGGTTTGGTAGTCCCAAGTGAAGGAAAGAGTGGTGGAATTGCACTGCTTTGGAAACCAGAGACTAATGTTCATATTCAATCTTTCTCTCGGTGGCATATCGATGCTGTCATTGATTCTGGGAGCTGTATTGGGAAGTGGCATTTGATAGGTTTCTATAGCAACCCCGATACAAGTGGTAGGCCAGAGTCATGGGCTCATCTTTCTCAACTTGCTACAGTTAATAATCTCCCTTGGATGTGTGTGGGGGACTTCAATGAGATCCTCAGTGTTACGGAAAAACAGGGTGGGTCGAATAGGCCGAGTATGCAGATTGAAAATTTCCGGCATTGTATCGATACTTGTGGGTTGAAAGATATTGGATATTTCGGTTCATGGTTTACGTGGAGTATGTTTAGAAATGATTTGGGTTGGATACGGGAAAGACTTGATCGCGTGTTTGCAACAACAGAGAGGCTAAATTTGTTTCCAAATGCGAGACTACACCACTTGGCTTCCTTTGCTTCTGACCACTATGCTTTAATGTTGAGGATTAGTTCTCAAAGGGTACAGCGAAAGAAGCCAAAAAAGCTCTTTAGATTCGAATCCATGTGGCTTAAAGATGATAGGTGTGGCGCGATTGTGGAAGAAGCTTGGGCTGAAGGTTCACTTAAGGGtgtagaaaataattttgtggcTTGTTTGGATTCATGCCGTATGGCTCTAACCAGATGGAATATTCGGGAGTTTGGACATATTGGGAAAAAATTGGCAAAGGCACAAGACTTACTCCAAGCTTTAAAGGAGAGAGCAGTGGGGTTGTCAAACACATTAGAGGTATGTCAGCAGAGGGCAGAAGTGAACCGCTTGCTTGATCTAGAGGAAAGGATGTGGAAAGGCCTCTAG